A window of the Candidatus Nitrosotalea okcheonensis genome harbors these coding sequences:
- a CDS encoding DNA-directed RNA polymerase subunit A' → MALETIKVIDGIKFSVWSPTEIRKYSVAEITAPETYDEDGMSVQGGLMDGRLGTLEPGQKCLTCGNTAARCPGHFGHIELAEPVLHIAFIDNIYKLLLTTCRSCARLKIPQEELEEYHQIMKKEAAYTVISIKHIPTEIIERAKKEKTCPHCGKSQYELIFTKPTIFIERTELGENRLLPITIRERFSHMIDEDLKLLGYDPTTARPEWFILQVLPVPPVTVRPSIILETGIRSEDDLTHKLVDIIRVNQRLKESKEAGTPPLIVQDLVDLLQYHVTTYFDNEVSGIPQAHHRSGRPLKTLTQRLKGKEGRFRGSLSGKRVDFSSRTVISPDPSLQISEVGVPEAVATKLTIPEVVTEWNIERLKKLVINGPSKFPGANYIVRPDGVKIRLDFVEDRETIANNIEIGYLVERHLSDGDIVMFNRQPSLHQMSIMGHYVRVLPGKTFRLHPSVCPPYNADFDGDEMNLHVPQSEEARAEAILLMRVQDQLISPRYGGPIIGALRDFITGAYLLTKDDTTLTPQEFANLAMLGGYNGTFPEPAVKAKGGSLYSGKQLFSLFLPKDFNYVITSKWSKGTKGPVKDVVIKNGQLVSGVIDKASIGAEEPDSVLHRITKDYGYEEAKNFLNSILIMLKQFITGYGFSYGYADLELATKTKDGILENIQESYDKVYDFIAQAKKGTLQLSRGLSAEEALEAYIVNELSKARDKAGNSADKSFDETNAGRIMATTGARGSSLNIGQMAGALGQQSIRGRRILKGYSNRALPHFKENDANPDGKGFVKSNYREGLSTLEFFFHAMGGREGLVDTAVRTQQSGYMQRRLINALEHLKLEYDGTVRDPHGHIIQFLYGEDGIDVAKSDHGEAFRIARLIESESIIDSGKKSTKEEIADLAKKYTKTFNPRLSKTVLEALLESKLSKEGVDKVCKKALELYDNAKVEPGQAVGVVTAQSIGEPGTQMTLRTFHFAGIRERNVTLGLPRLIELVDARKKPVTPTMDIYLEENHKKSKEKAIKVAREILHTKISALISSTETDYSTKIKLNLNQDKLRERACTIEDVVDALQSSKKKFEIEPSGNSITLTLPEESDTQTVLAMRNKILSTTVKGVTDVERVTIVQQGEEWVIQTSGSNIAKVWEIDGIDKKNIRTNNIFEIAGTLGIEAARNSLINELSSTLEDQGLEVDVRYIMLVSDLMCSKGYLQQIGRHGIAGTKTSVLARAAFEITVPTIAEAALAGEVEELKGVTENVIVGANIPIGTGTVDLYMRVVQDG, encoded by the coding sequence ATGGCACTTGAAACAATAAAAGTAATTGATGGAATAAAATTCTCTGTCTGGTCTCCAACAGAGATTAGAAAATACTCTGTTGCTGAAATCACTGCACCCGAAACTTATGACGAAGATGGAATGTCTGTTCAAGGTGGATTGATGGATGGAAGACTTGGTACACTTGAACCCGGTCAGAAATGTCTTACCTGTGGAAATACTGCAGCAAGATGTCCGGGACACTTTGGACACATTGAACTTGCAGAACCTGTCTTACACATCGCATTCATAGATAATATCTACAAACTTTTGTTGACTACATGTAGATCCTGTGCTAGATTAAAAATTCCACAGGAAGAGCTAGAAGAATATCACCAAATCATGAAAAAGGAAGCGGCGTATACCGTAATTTCAATTAAACATATTCCTACTGAAATAATTGAAAGAGCCAAGAAAGAAAAAACTTGTCCTCACTGTGGCAAGTCACAATATGAATTGATATTCACAAAACCAACAATTTTCATAGAAAGAACTGAACTTGGTGAGAACAGATTGCTTCCAATTACAATTCGAGAGAGATTCTCACATATGATTGATGAAGATCTGAAATTGTTAGGATATGATCCTACAACAGCAAGACCAGAATGGTTTATCTTACAAGTTCTACCGGTTCCACCAGTTACAGTAAGACCATCCATCATTCTAGAAACAGGAATCAGATCTGAGGATGATCTAACTCACAAACTAGTAGATATCATAAGAGTGAATCAGAGACTAAAAGAAAGTAAAGAAGCTGGAACTCCTCCACTTATTGTACAAGACTTGGTTGATCTCTTGCAATATCATGTTACGACTTATTTTGATAATGAAGTGTCAGGCATTCCACAAGCTCACCATAGATCAGGAAGACCTCTCAAAACTCTTACACAGAGACTAAAAGGAAAAGAAGGAAGATTCAGAGGTTCACTATCTGGAAAAAGGGTTGACTTTTCAAGTAGAACTGTTATTTCACCTGATCCAAGCTTACAAATCTCTGAGGTGGGAGTTCCAGAGGCTGTTGCAACTAAACTAACAATTCCGGAAGTTGTTACCGAATGGAACATTGAGAGGCTGAAAAAACTTGTCATAAACGGGCCAAGCAAATTTCCAGGTGCTAATTATATTGTAAGACCAGACGGGGTGAAAATTAGACTTGACTTTGTTGAAGACCGAGAAACCATTGCAAATAATATTGAAATAGGGTATCTTGTAGAACGACATCTCTCTGATGGGGATATAGTGATGTTCAACAGACAGCCATCATTACACCAAATGTCCATTATGGGTCATTATGTCAGAGTATTGCCTGGCAAGACTTTTAGATTGCATCCATCCGTCTGTCCTCCTTACAATGCTGATTTTGACGGAGATGAGATGAATCTTCATGTACCTCAAAGTGAAGAAGCACGAGCAGAAGCTATACTCTTAATGCGTGTACAAGACCAATTGATCTCTCCGAGATACGGCGGTCCTATAATTGGCGCATTACGTGATTTCATTACTGGTGCATATTTACTTACAAAAGATGATACTACATTAACACCTCAAGAATTTGCAAACCTTGCAATGTTGGGTGGTTATAATGGAACATTTCCAGAACCTGCAGTAAAAGCAAAAGGTGGATCACTTTATAGTGGTAAACAGTTATTCTCACTCTTCTTACCAAAAGACTTCAATTATGTCATAACATCAAAATGGTCTAAAGGTACAAAGGGCCCAGTAAAAGATGTAGTAATCAAAAACGGACAGCTAGTTAGTGGTGTGATTGATAAAGCGTCTATTGGAGCAGAAGAACCTGATAGTGTCCTACACAGAATCACAAAAGATTATGGATATGAAGAGGCCAAGAACTTCCTTAACTCTATTCTGATTATGCTAAAACAATTCATTACAGGTTATGGATTTAGTTATGGTTATGCTGATCTTGAACTTGCAACAAAGACAAAAGATGGAATTCTTGAAAATATCCAAGAATCATATGACAAAGTCTATGATTTCATTGCTCAAGCAAAGAAAGGTACCCTACAGCTTAGCAGGGGTCTTTCTGCTGAAGAAGCATTAGAAGCATACATTGTAAATGAACTTTCAAAAGCCAGAGACAAGGCAGGAAATTCGGCCGATAAATCTTTTGATGAAACCAATGCAGGTAGAATAATGGCAACTACTGGTGCTAGAGGTTCGTCGCTAAATATTGGTCAAATGGCTGGTGCATTGGGTCAACAGTCTATCAGAGGTAGAAGAATTCTCAAAGGTTATAGTAATAGAGCATTACCACACTTTAAAGAAAACGATGCCAACCCAGACGGTAAAGGGTTTGTCAAATCTAACTATAGGGAGGGATTGTCCACTCTGGAATTCTTCTTCCATGCTATGGGTGGAAGAGAAGGTCTTGTTGACACTGCGGTCAGAACACAACAAAGTGGTTACATGCAGAGAAGACTCATCAATGCACTTGAACATCTTAAACTAGAATATGACGGAACAGTAAGAGATCCACACGGTCACATAATACAATTTCTTTATGGAGAAGATGGTATCGATGTAGCAAAAAGTGATCATGGTGAGGCATTTAGGATTGCTAGATTGATAGAATCTGAGAGCATCATTGATTCTGGAAAGAAATCTACAAAAGAAGAGATAGCAGATTTGGCAAAAAAATATACAAAGACATTCAATCCACGTTTGTCAAAAACTGTGCTTGAGGCTCTACTTGAATCAAAACTTAGCAAAGAAGGTGTTGATAAAGTCTGTAAAAAAGCACTAGAGCTTTATGATAATGCTAAGGTTGAACCTGGTCAGGCAGTAGGTGTAGTAACAGCTCAATCAATAGGTGAGCCTGGTACTCAGATGACTCTTAGAACATTCCACTTTGCAGGTATAAGAGAAAGAAACGTAACACTGGGACTTCCTAGATTGATTGAACTTGTTGATGCACGAAAGAAGCCTGTAACACCAACAATGGATATCTACTTGGAAGAAAATCACAAGAAATCAAAAGAAAAGGCAATCAAAGTAGCAAGAGAAATTCTACATACCAAAATTAGTGCATTAATTTCTAGTACTGAGACTGATTATTCTACAAAGATTAAGCTCAATCTTAACCAAGACAAACTGCGAGAAAGGGCATGTACAATTGAAGATGTGGTGGATGCATTACAATCTTCCAAGAAGAAATTTGAGATCGAGCCCAGTGGGAATTCAATTACGCTGACACTGCCAGAGGAATCTGATACTCAAACGGTTCTTGCAATGAGAAACAAAATACTATCTACTACCGTAAAAGGTGTGACAGATGTAGAAAGAGTTACAATTGTACAACAGGGAGAAGAGTGGGTTATACAGACGTCTGGTTCAAACATAGCAAAAGTATGGGAAATTGATGGCATTGATAAGAAAAATATTCGAACTAATAACATCTTTGAGATTGCAGGTACATTAGGTATTGAAGCTGCACGAAATTCACTGATAAATGAATTGAGTTCTACTCTTGAAGACCAAGGTCTCGAGGTGGATGTACGATATATTATGTTGGTATCAGACCTGATGTGTTCTAAAGGCTATCTACAACAAATTGGGAGACATGGAATTGCTGGAACTAAGACTAGTGTGCTTGCAAGAGCCGCATTTGAAATTACCGTTCCAACAATTGCAGAAGCTGCACTAGCAGGAGAAGTTGAAGAACTTAAAGGTGTAACAGAAAATGTTATAGTAGGAGCAAACATCCCAATCGGTACAGGAACAGTAGATCTATACATGAGAGTGGTTCAAGATGGCTAA